The following are encoded in a window of Mycoplasmopsis verecunda genomic DNA:
- a CDS encoding DHH family phosphoesterase — protein MLIGNKELVTAQLYKYDSIVIFHHIRPDGDCLGSQFGLKELLETNFPNKKVYAIGDAKGSFPFLDIKMDEIPSDEILAKSLGVVVDANFKERIECREVLDKNLFAQVIRIDHHPNEDDLGENCIRWINSSYIAADEMITDLAVANEWKITPKAADFLYLGINTDSGRFLFDKTSARTLKLASKLYESGLRADYILQNLAKVTLDDLKYNAWLMSTLKTRDGVAYIQNDLESTKALGKTPQQSVRVNAIANIDGYPMWVQFTEEEDHRVRVEFRSNGPIVRNVAIKWGGGGHERASGAIIDSLDLVESVIDDCIAEVKRYQSENK, from the coding sequence ATGCTTATAGGGAATAAAGAATTAGTCACAGCCCAATTATATAAATATGATTCAATTGTTATTTTTCACCACATTAGACCTGATGGAGATTGTTTAGGGTCACAATTTGGTTTAAAAGAATTACTTGAAACTAATTTCCCAAATAAAAAAGTTTATGCAATTGGGGATGCTAAAGGCTCATTTCCATTTTTAGATATCAAAATGGATGAAATTCCAAGCGATGAAATTCTAGCTAAATCACTTGGAGTAGTAGTTGATGCTAACTTTAAAGAAAGAATTGAGTGTCGCGAAGTATTAGACAAAAACTTATTTGCTCAAGTAATCAGAATTGATCACCATCCAAATGAAGATGATTTAGGGGAAAATTGCATTCGTTGAATTAATTCTTCATATATAGCAGCTGATGAAATGATTACTGATTTAGCTGTTGCAAATGAATGAAAAATCACACCTAAAGCGGCAGATTTCTTATATTTAGGAATTAATACCGATTCAGGAAGATTCTTATTTGATAAAACATCAGCTAGAACATTGAAACTAGCTTCAAAATTATATGAATCAGGACTAAGAGCTGATTATATATTACAAAACTTAGCTAAAGTAACTTTAGATGATTTAAAATACAATGCTTGATTAATGTCAACATTAAAAACCCGTGATGGAGTAGCTTACATTCAAAATGATTTAGAATCAACTAAAGCATTAGGCAAAACACCACAACAATCAGTTCGTGTAAATGCAATTGCTAACATTGATGGATATCCAATGTGGGTACAATTTACCGAAGAAGAAGATCACAGAGTTCGTGTAGAATTTAGATCAAATGGACCAATTGTACGTAATGTTGCAATTAAATGAGGTGGCGGAGGTCACGAAAGAGCTTCGGGAGCTATTATAGATTCACTTGATTTAGTCGAATCTGTCATTGATGATTGTATTGCTGAAGTTAAAAGATATCAATCTGAAAACAAATAA
- a CDS encoding LemA family protein, translating to MANELDELNVVVNEKGNDINVINKQLPVKVGFGSLIFEIFLWFPLIIPGLIFLFMKISAGNEFRRIQQQIQHNASQVDNYIEQRVIILQNAVSIVNKAICLDKEVMTEVAKLRAGAKAHNEAERTQINQNIDRMFRDINLQVEQYPELKAHNALAEAMKQNSYLQREITAAREIYNDSILLWNSEIFRWPTKMIVAARAHYTTRIPFYTSSEIKAQARKNFFE from the coding sequence ATGGCAAATGAACTAGATGAATTAAATGTTGTAGTTAATGAAAAAGGCAATGATATAAATGTAATTAATAAACAATTACCTGTAAAAGTTGGATTTGGTTCACTAATATTTGAAATATTCTTATGATTCCCATTAATAATTCCTGGTTTAATTTTCTTATTTATGAAAATTAGTGCTGGAAATGAATTTAGAAGAATACAACAACAAATACAACACAATGCTTCACAAGTAGATAATTACATTGAACAAAGAGTTATAATTTTACAAAATGCAGTAAGTATTGTTAATAAAGCAATTTGTTTAGACAAAGAAGTTATGACTGAAGTAGCTAAATTACGTGCTGGAGCAAAAGCACATAACGAAGCAGAAAGAACCCAAATTAATCAAAATATTGATCGTATGTTTAGAGATATTAATTTGCAAGTTGAACAATATCCAGAATTAAAAGCTCATAATGCTTTAGCTGAAGCAATGAAGCAAAATAGTTATCTACAAAGAGAAATTACAGCTGCCAGAGAAATTTATAATGATTCTATACTATTATGAAATAGTGAAATATTTAGATGGCCAACAAAAATGATTGTAGCTGCTAGAGCTCATTATACAACTAGAATACCTTTTTATACTTCAAGTGAAATTAAAGCTCAAGCTAGAAAAAACTTTTTTGAATAA
- a CDS encoding bifunctional metallophosphatase/5'-nucleotidase, with the protein MKTRTKWILSFMPLGAAVITMPMIAASCSNPEAEKKITELQKQKADLEAKIATLESDKTSSQAELDKVKQDKAKVDSKLDAIVLATRKEYKDVYTKYDTKLKELAVELKKAKSEKDATKKEEAINAVKVKVQNELKPLMHKQNALFALLRKTEKEANSKIRTIRIYHSNDEHGRIEFDDGKYNLYSGMLRTGTYLSDKTYDLLLSAGDMIQGLPLSDTDKGATIAKMAKNIGYQAVAVGNHEFDYGLKHVLDLNKELNKDAETMPFLSANIYYKELTPEEQAQIKPEELEYDASKVGQRAFKPYIIKTLESGMKVAIFGLTTPDTAYTSHPRNSKLVKFTEPLEETKKLVAEIREQHPDINFIIAITHLGTGRSNAAWTSEYLAQNAKNELDLIIDGHSHTLVKIHNSEDPNIYVTQTEAYTKYLGDIEIEFDTTTGKIVGQRQTLRDIYQIEAATLLETVDPQSPNEVLLKKLKEIYSAENDKLAFNSPVSFDHISSVNIDGTPYWKGRVQATGLGALFANAGVWNFLQTKAWKTIAGSEAGTIDNTFGLMNGGGLRANLAAGDVKYGDIRAISPFGNRPVTVKVKGSDALAAIKYGISKARSGGFAQLSTNVSYETNITKKLNSKTEKEEYMWEAKEGSIKINGKAIDPNKYYYISTNDYLAAGGDGYTMLNYTDKPQEVTQMREGQSLITEAIAYVNYVQKQDAVLDKNKFELKLEEYAKPETIAHQVVVIPADAGNKEVPTAETK; encoded by the coding sequence ATGAAAACTAGAACAAAATGAATATTAAGTTTTATGCCTTTAGGGGCCGCTGTGATTACAATGCCTATGATTGCGGCTTCATGTTCTAACCCTGAAGCAGAAAAGAAAATAACTGAACTACAAAAACAAAAAGCTGATCTTGAAGCAAAAATTGCTACACTAGAATCTGATAAAACAAGTTCACAAGCTGAATTAGACAAAGTAAAACAAGATAAAGCTAAAGTTGATTCTAAATTAGATGCAATTGTTTTGGCAACTAGAAAAGAATATAAAGATGTTTACACAAAATATGATACAAAGCTTAAAGAATTAGCTGTTGAACTTAAAAAAGCTAAATCAGAAAAAGATGCAACGAAAAAAGAAGAAGCAATAAATGCAGTTAAAGTTAAGGTTCAAAATGAACTTAAACCTTTAATGCATAAACAAAATGCATTATTTGCTTTATTAAGAAAAACAGAAAAAGAAGCTAATTCAAAAATCAGAACAATTCGGATTTATCATTCTAACGATGAACACGGTAGAATTGAATTTGATGACGGAAAATACAACCTATACTCAGGTATGTTAAGAACTGGTACATATTTATCAGATAAAACATATGACTTGTTATTATCAGCTGGTGATATGATTCAAGGTTTACCATTATCTGATACAGATAAAGGAGCAACTATTGCTAAAATGGCAAAAAATATTGGATATCAAGCTGTTGCTGTAGGTAACCATGAATTTGACTATGGACTAAAACACGTTCTTGATTTAAACAAAGAGCTAAATAAAGATGCAGAAACTATGCCATTTTTATCAGCAAATATTTACTACAAAGAATTAACTCCTGAAGAACAAGCTCAAATTAAACCTGAAGAATTAGAATATGATGCTTCCAAAGTTGGACAACGTGCATTTAAACCTTATATTATTAAAACATTAGAAAGCGGAATGAAAGTTGCTATCTTTGGATTAACAACACCAGATACAGCTTATACTTCACACCCAAGAAACTCTAAATTGGTTAAATTTACTGAGCCACTTGAAGAAACTAAAAAACTAGTTGCTGAAATTAGAGAACAACATCCAGATATTAATTTCATTATAGCAATTACTCACTTAGGAACAGGACGTTCAAATGCTGCTTGAACATCAGAATACCTTGCTCAAAATGCTAAAAATGAACTTGATTTAATTATTGATGGACACTCACATACATTAGTAAAAATTCACAATAGTGAAGATCCTAACATTTATGTAACACAAACTGAAGCTTATACTAAATATCTTGGAGATATCGAAATTGAATTTGATACAACAACAGGTAAAATAGTTGGTCAAAGACAAACACTCAGAGATATTTACCAAATCGAAGCTGCTACATTGCTAGAAACAGTTGATCCACAATCACCAAATGAAGTATTATTAAAGAAATTAAAAGAAATTTATTCAGCTGAAAATGATAAATTAGCATTTAACTCACCCGTTTCATTTGACCACATTTCATCAGTAAATATTGATGGAACACCATATTGAAAAGGTAGAGTACAAGCTACTGGATTAGGAGCTTTATTTGCAAACGCTGGAGTATGAAACTTCTTACAAACTAAAGCTTGAAAAACCATTGCTGGTTCTGAAGCAGGTACAATTGATAATACATTTGGATTAATGAATGGTGGAGGACTTAGAGCTAATCTAGCTGCAGGTGATGTTAAATATGGTGACATTAGAGCTATTTCACCATTTGGAAATAGACCTGTAACAGTTAAAGTTAAAGGTTCTGATGCTTTAGCTGCTATTAAATATGGTATTTCTAAAGCTCGTTCAGGTGGATTCGCACAACTTTCAACTAATGTTTCATATGAAACTAATATTACTAAGAAATTAAATAGTAAGACCGAAAAAGAAGAATACATGTGAGAAGCTAAGGAAGGTTCAATTAAAATTAATGGTAAAGCAATTGATCCTAACAAATACTACTACATTTCAACAAATGACTACTTAGCCGCAGGTGGAGATGGTTACACAATGCTAAACTATACAGATAAACCACAAGAAGTAACTCAAATGCGTGAAGGACAAAGTTTAATTACTGAAGCTATCGCTTATGTAAATTATGTCCAAAAACAAGATGCTGTTTTAGATAAAAACAAGTTTGAATTAAAACTTGAAGAGTATGCAAAACCAGAAACTATTGCTCACCAAGTAGTAGTTATTCCTGCTGATGCCGGTAATAAAGAAGTACCAACTGCTGAAACTAAATAA
- a CDS encoding YitT family protein, protein MKYFEKIKQIFSRKKDAEPQADEQLNIVKLIESYDESGKDQLIQSVDQSNRVHIRKRNTLYKRTRMSNFGLKLNRFYSQMPMWKIVTITIVTALIFGVISVFFVKNVGIYNFGLAAFGQSAAKIIVVNLTQKQVSAEVRNLIDQFIFWIAYIILSIPIFVFGYRRVGKVFTNITILFLAVSSLVSFGIGLIPGANNIYIIGNYSNTNVQSFLSDYKKPLSNIIPLQWTGADAGNTIALMLYSIVYGYMLAYIFAIIQIIGGTAGVTGVIGEWYANAKQKSFGAISGYMNIIIVFIAVAIGSWLPGSLLLQDAKVNMEAAQKSWDAGLNDIQHTANLTADDVVDKVKNLANKIYEAKGIKISEFVGFKNIDWHNAFTFLPKPEAVPNTDPVIYRYLDFANNVSLSKDFATAQQLFTKAWSFELYLSPNFIATILVNVVYIMMLDKLYPKFKLVRVQIFTQNAEKIRNMINNDNKIITGMTIFPAKGGYRGQDVQVITSIALFRHVLRIIKDVRSCDEDAFISISDIKSIDGNIYLPEDKF, encoded by the coding sequence ATGAAATACTTTGAAAAAATCAAACAAATATTTTCAAGAAAAAAAGATGCTGAACCACAAGCTGATGAGCAATTAAATATAGTTAAATTAATTGAATCATATGATGAAAGCGGTAAAGATCAACTAATTCAATCAGTTGATCAAAGTAATAGAGTTCATATTAGAAAACGTAATACTCTGTATAAAAGAACTAGAATGTCTAATTTTGGGTTAAAACTAAATCGTTTTTATTCACAAATGCCAATGTGAAAAATAGTAACAATAACTATAGTAACAGCGCTTATTTTTGGTGTTATCAGTGTTTTCTTTGTTAAAAACGTTGGTATTTATAACTTTGGTTTAGCAGCTTTTGGACAATCCGCTGCAAAAATCATTGTTGTTAATCTAACACAGAAACAAGTTTCGGCAGAAGTTAGAAACTTGATCGACCAATTTATCTTCTGAATTGCTTATATTATCTTAAGTATTCCTATATTTGTCTTCGGTTACAGAAGAGTTGGTAAAGTATTTACAAATATAACTATTTTATTTTTAGCAGTTTCATCATTAGTGTCATTTGGAATCGGACTTATTCCTGGTGCTAATAATATTTATATCATTGGAAATTACTCTAATACAAATGTGCAAAGTTTCTTATCTGATTATAAGAAACCATTAAGTAACATTATTCCATTACAATGAACAGGAGCTGATGCTGGAAATACCATCGCTTTAATGTTATATTCAATTGTTTATGGATATATGCTTGCTTACATATTTGCTATTATCCAAATTATTGGTGGTACAGCAGGGGTTACTGGTGTTATTGGTGAATGATATGCAAACGCAAAACAAAAATCATTTGGTGCAATTTCTGGTTATATGAATATCATAATTGTCTTTATTGCAGTTGCGATCGGTTCATGATTACCAGGTTCATTACTTCTTCAAGATGCTAAAGTAAATATGGAAGCGGCCCAAAAATCATGAGATGCAGGCTTAAACGATATACAACACACTGCTAATTTAACTGCTGATGATGTTGTTGATAAAGTTAAAAATTTAGCTAACAAAATATATGAGGCAAAGGGTATTAAAATTTCTGAATTCGTTGGATTTAAAAATATAGATTGACATAACGCATTTACATTTTTACCTAAACCTGAAGCCGTACCTAATACTGATCCGGTAATTTATCGCTATCTTGATTTTGCAAATAATGTATCTTTAAGTAAAGACTTTGCCACTGCACAACAATTATTTACTAAAGCATGATCATTTGAACTTTACTTATCTCCTAACTTTATAGCAACAATACTTGTTAACGTTGTGTACATTATGATGCTTGATAAGTTATATCCTAAATTTAAACTTGTACGTGTTCAAATATTTACACAAAATGCTGAAAAAATTAGAAATATGATTAATAATGATAATAAGATTATTACTGGAATGACTATTTTCCCAGCTAAAGGTGGATATAGAGGTCAAGATGTACAAGTAATAACATCTATTGCATTATTTAGACATGTGCTTCGTATTATTAAAGATGTTCGTAGTTGTGATGAAGATGCATTTATCTCAATTTCAGACATTAAAAGTATTGATGGAAATATTTATCTTCCTGAAGACAAATTCTAA
- the gltX gene encoding glutamate--tRNA ligase has product MTTKVRTRYAPSPTGYLHIGGARTALFCYLFAKHFNGDFIFRLEDTDVKRNVPGGEESQLHNLAWLGIVPDESPLHTNPKYGKYRQSEKLDRYNEVLNQLLEKGLAYKAYDTTEELEEQKAQSDAKGIPSFRYNKEWLKISDEEKMKRDALGQYSYRLVMPKNIELSWNDIVRGKIAFNSDEIADWVIFKSDGYPTYNFAVVVDDYDMEITHILRGEEHIGNTPKQLALYKALGWQAPEFGHMTIITNMDGKKLSKRDLETKQFIEDYRNEGYIPEAIFNFLALLGWTSADASEVMSQAEIIEKFDPARLSKSPSKFDINKMDWFSKQYLKNEPNDKLIKLMNLETAMFDAEWLEIFVETFKQSAITTSELKSHLDLYLNPAFDKQELSEADSKTVSMFKKYLYDDLSQGIFTIQSVQEAINNTQKALGVKGKNLFMPIRLSATCVAHGPELAKAIWLFGSKVVKERLDQYEN; this is encoded by the coding sequence ATGACAACAAAAGTTAGAACACGTTATGCACCTAGTCCAACTGGATATTTACACATTGGTGGAGCAAGAACTGCCTTATTTTGCTACTTATTTGCAAAACATTTTAATGGTGATTTTATTTTTAGATTAGAAGATACTGATGTTAAAAGAAATGTACCAGGTGGTGAGGAATCACAATTACATAATTTAGCTTGATTAGGAATTGTACCTGATGAAAGTCCACTACATACAAATCCTAAATACGGAAAATACCGTCAAAGTGAAAAACTTGATAGATATAATGAAGTTTTAAATCAATTACTTGAAAAAGGCTTAGCTTATAAAGCTTATGATACAACAGAAGAACTAGAAGAACAAAAAGCACAATCAGATGCCAAAGGTATACCAAGTTTTAGATATAACAAGGAATGATTAAAAATATCTGATGAAGAAAAAATGAAAAGAGATGCTTTAGGGCAATACTCATATCGCTTAGTAATGCCTAAAAATATCGAATTATCATGAAATGATATTGTTAGAGGGAAAATAGCATTTAATTCGGATGAAATTGCAGATTGAGTTATTTTTAAATCTGACGGATATCCGACTTATAATTTTGCCGTAGTAGTTGATGATTACGATATGGAAATTACTCATATTCTTCGTGGTGAGGAACATATCGGAAATACACCAAAACAATTAGCTCTTTATAAGGCTCTAGGATGACAAGCGCCTGAATTTGGACACATGACTATTATTACTAATATGGATGGAAAAAAACTTTCAAAACGTGATTTAGAAACCAAACAATTTATTGAGGATTACCGTAATGAAGGTTATATTCCGGAAGCTATTTTTAACTTCCTTGCATTACTCGGATGAACTTCTGCTGATGCTAGCGAAGTTATGTCGCAAGCTGAAATTATTGAAAAATTTGATCCAGCTAGATTATCAAAAAGTCCATCTAAGTTTGATATCAATAAAATGGATTGATTCTCTAAACAATATTTAAAGAATGAACCAAATGATAAATTAATTAAATTAATGAATCTAGAGACAGCAATGTTTGATGCAGAATGATTAGAAATCTTTGTAGAAACATTTAAACAAAGTGCAATTACAACTTCAGAATTAAAATCCCATTTAGATTTATATTTAAATCCTGCTTTTGACAAACAAGAACTTTCTGAAGCTGATTCGAAAACTGTAAGCATGTTTAAGAAATATCTATATGATGATTTATCACAAGGTATTTTTACTATTCAAAGTGTACAAGAAGCTATTAATAACACACAAAAAGCTCTTGGAGTTAAGGGTAAAAACTTATTTATGCCTATTAGACTAAGTGCTACTTGTGTTGCTCATGGGCCAGAATTAGCTAAAGCTATTTGGTTATTTGGTTCTAAAGTTGTCAAAGAAAGACTAGACCAATATGAAAATTAA
- a CDS encoding DUF262 domain-containing protein — MNDFKIKRSDLEEIFRNIRYVIPSYQRPYVWKEEQITTLLDDLIDFFDNEIKNENSDNQYFLGSIILCKVGDFSDKYYILDGQQRLITLYLIWLCMLDLIWKKYRENKDLLEKISGTFPHLVFPFFGLNRRYIPKISFETRSGIGIMLSDLIKASYNGKIDELLDSKEFKRTIKNDETKKSILHAINCIRDYISSHISNNGKDSIFNQPTLLGEFINNFYKSKIVFAKIETDTISDAYNLFNIINNRGVKLSNSDILKTVNLQHIALKEQNPYLEDYAKEWENIENSFRINDKKQKVDFDIFLELIRAIYIKKSGSKSLFAWFEEDIFKLKNTSDKKPLIKPGVEFINKLSTLFDVYKNDIDITSISNQNDIKYINTLKIMSRYIPDTQWISPVLMFNDKFSDQLSKDVSLKTKFILKFENYYTYYWITSMTRSRIFTKLADILNLIEKSNTVQEVLDSDIWTRDFNAKMLEDKLKEDIYTQRFNNYILHRCEKILCDEQSLTETQDKITIEHILPQKMEGDWFEIFSAEKHKELMHKIGNLTLITKKNNSKISNKSINEKLNTIDTMYKDFLITKNLINFIKQQNNESNLISDNGNHQYQWNEDLINKRGEQIIKLIIDDYKQEP, encoded by the coding sequence ATGAACGATTTTAAAATTAAGAGAAGTGATTTAGAAGAAATATTTAGAAATATACGCTATGTAATTCCTTCATATCAACGACCATATGTATGAAAAGAAGAACAAATTACTACATTATTGGATGATTTAATTGATTTCTTTGATAATGAAATCAAAAATGAAAATTCTGATAATCAATATTTTCTTGGCTCAATTATTTTGTGTAAAGTTGGAGATTTTAGTGATAAATATTATATCTTAGACGGACAGCAAAGATTAATAACATTGTACTTAATTTGATTATGTATGCTAGATCTAATTTGAAAGAAATATAGAGAAAATAAAGATTTATTAGAAAAAATATCTGGTACATTTCCTCATCTAGTATTCCCATTTTTTGGTCTTAATAGAAGATACATTCCAAAAATATCATTCGAAACTAGAAGTGGAATTGGGATAATGTTATCAGATTTGATTAAAGCATCATATAACGGTAAAATAGACGAATTATTAGATAGTAAAGAATTTAAAAGAACTATTAAGAATGATGAAACGAAGAAATCGATATTACATGCTATTAATTGTATAAGGGACTATATTAGTTCTCATATCTCTAATAATGGTAAGGACAGCATTTTTAATCAACCAACACTATTAGGTGAATTTATTAACAATTTTTATAAATCAAAAATTGTGTTTGCAAAAATTGAAACAGATACAATAAGTGATGCTTATAACTTATTTAATATTATTAATAATCGTGGTGTTAAGTTATCAAATTCAGATATATTAAAGACTGTTAATTTACAACATATCGCATTAAAAGAACAAAACCCTTATTTAGAAGATTATGCTAAAGAATGAGAAAATATTGAGAACTCATTTAGAATCAATGACAAGAAACAAAAAGTAGACTTTGATATATTTCTTGAATTAATCAGAGCTATTTATATTAAAAAATCAGGTTCAAAATCATTATTTGCATGATTTGAGGAAGATATTTTTAAATTAAAAAATACAAGTGACAAAAAACCTTTAATTAAGCCAGGTGTCGAATTTATAAATAAGTTATCCACATTATTTGATGTTTATAAAAATGATATTGATATAACTTCAATTTCAAATCAAAATGATATTAAATATATTAACACACTTAAAATAATGTCTAGATATATACCAGATACTCAATGAATATCTCCTGTTCTGATGTTTAATGATAAATTTAGTGATCAATTAAGTAAAGATGTTAGCTTAAAGACAAAATTCATCCTTAAGTTTGAAAATTATTATACATATTATTGAATTACAAGTATGACTCGTTCTAGAATCTTTACTAAACTTGCTGATATATTAAATCTAATAGAAAAATCTAATACTGTACAAGAAGTATTAGATAGCGATATTTGAACTCGAGATTTTAATGCAAAAATGTTAGAAGATAAGTTAAAAGAAGATATATACACACAAAGATTTAATAATTATATATTACATAGATGTGAAAAGATTTTATGTGATGAACAATCACTAACCGAAACACAAGATAAAATAACAATTGAACACATTTTGCCACAAAAAATGGAAGGTGATTGATTTGAAATATTTAGTGCAGAAAAGCATAAAGAGCTTATGCATAAAATAGGTAATTTAACACTAATAACCAAAAAGAATAACTCAAAGATTTCAAATAAGAGTATTAATGAGAAATTAAATACTATAGATACAATGTATAAAGATTTCTTAATTACTAAAAATCTTATTAATTTTATTAAGCAACAAAATAATGAATCAAATTTAATCTCTGATAATGGAAATCATCAATATCAATGAAATGAAGATTTAATTAATAAACGTGGTGAACAAATAATTAAATTAATTATTGATGATTATAAACAGGAACCTTAA
- a CDS encoding MAG1210 family protein: protein METENILDNYQSVYKPKMKEEVANFFNMLTEKSKIDLTQAEELETKFNTADKKKKSIEFKLRISRNARQSFVIQIVFSIIFTLISIYYVYFTTTYRAQVALDSSNTSTGTVLYLFLALNVILALVLFVGIIVVPIIRALKASYQKYSMSNVKGILANEISNLVLALGTTLTFIFLSIVPNSNQYYGLYIASIVWLTFWSLMIFVDIALFIYFLIINKNINQHLEMANSELKSIGDEVKENLDPLYKICCLEGIKEILVDKIFPFIKLNFKTSQELMEIADIRDQKDYLLNNENERMSIKRVQSGFLNNAPFVSIIRNHRRYVNETYVGSTTVEYEKVRFKYVNGRQVKEKYMHTETLTASYRAPKPYYYDTSELIYYNDLMPQLEFKCSPDYVGNLNKKQLDKLIAKQSKMIRKLANDNINYQPIMGNLTFESLFNCKKRNNEKEFRMLFTPLAQKQYEKLLTSREISNDHNFDLAKLGKLHILKEQNLFALLTYERNLHQKLSPYWNTGVTYTNLKNSFIHTYVSGFDELFKTLAPFIAIPMYMEQEINYKFNNDWQNNLAAEEIESLLNRNISLRDGLKHPEASDYGLIFDVTKKSQNGDKVHFTVTTYGYKQIEHTEYISVKAGDNNRYDVPVNWIEYQEVKKISNLTLTVDNISPIDEFLQNTNSK from the coding sequence ATGGAAACAGAAAACATTTTAGATAATTACCAATCGGTTTATAAACCAAAAATGAAAGAAGAAGTTGCTAACTTCTTCAATATGTTGACTGAAAAGTCAAAAATAGATTTAACACAAGCTGAAGAACTGGAAACAAAGTTCAATACAGCAGATAAAAAGAAAAAAAGTATTGAATTTAAATTAAGAATCAGCAGAAACGCGAGACAATCATTTGTTATACAAATAGTCTTCAGCATTATATTTACACTTATATCAATATATTATGTATATTTTACTACTACATATAGAGCTCAAGTAGCTCTTGATAGTAGTAATACTAGTACGGGTACTGTTTTGTATTTATTCCTAGCTCTTAATGTTATACTTGCATTAGTTTTATTTGTAGGAATAATAGTTGTTCCAATAATAAGAGCATTAAAAGCTTCGTATCAGAAATATAGTATGAGTAATGTAAAGGGTATTCTTGCTAATGAAATTTCTAACCTTGTATTAGCACTGGGTACAACATTAACTTTTATATTTTTAAGTATAGTCCCAAATTCTAACCAATATTACGGACTTTATATAGCCTCAATAGTTTGATTAACATTTTGATCTTTAATGATTTTTGTTGATATAGCTCTTTTCATTTACTTTTTAATAATTAATAAAAATATTAATCAACACTTAGAAATGGCTAATAGTGAGCTAAAAAGCATAGGGGATGAAGTTAAAGAAAATTTAGATCCACTTTATAAAATTTGTTGTCTTGAAGGTATTAAAGAAATTTTAGTTGATAAAATTTTTCCATTTATAAAACTAAACTTCAAAACCAGTCAAGAACTCATGGAAATTGCTGATATTAGGGATCAGAAAGATTATCTTTTAAATAATGAAAATGAAAGAATGTCTATTAAACGTGTTCAATCAGGATTCCTAAATAATGCTCCATTTGTTTCTATCATACGAAATCATAGAAGATATGTGAATGAAACATATGTTGGTTCAACAACAGTTGAATATGAAAAAGTAAGATTCAAATATGTAAATGGAAGACAAGTTAAGGAAAAATATATGCATACTGAAACATTAACAGCATCATATAGAGCACCTAAACCCTACTATTATGATACTAGCGAACTTATTTACTACAATGATTTAATGCCTCAGTTAGAATTTAAATGTTCTCCAGATTATGTTGGTAATTTAAATAAAAAACAACTAGATAAATTGATTGCAAAACAAAGTAAAATGATTAGAAAATTAGCAAATGATAATATAAATTATCAACCAATAATGGGTAATTTAACATTCGAATCATTATTTAACTGCAAAAAAAGAAATAATGAAAAAGAATTTAGAATGCTATTTACTCCTCTAGCTCAAAAGCAATATGAAAAATTATTAACATCAAGAGAAATTTCTAATGATCATAATTTCGATTTAGCAAAATTAGGTAAGTTACATATATTAAAAGAACAAAATTTATTTGCGTTATTAACATATGAGAGAAACTTGCATCAAAAATTATCTCCATATTGAAACACGGGTGTTACATATACTAATTTAAAAAATTCATTTATTCATACTTATGTTTCAGGGTTTGATGAATTATTCAAAACATTAGCTCCATTTATAGCTATACCAATGTATATGGAACAAGAAATCAATTATAAATTTAATAATGATTGACAAAATAACCTTGCAGCTGAGGAAATTGAATCATTACTTAATCGAAATATTAGTTTACGGGATGGCTTAAAACACCCAGAGGCTAGTGATTATGGGTTAATTTTTGATGTTACTAAAAAATCACAAAACGGAGATAAAGTACATTTTACAGTAACAACTTATGGTTATAAACAAATAGAACATACAGAATATATTTCGGTAAAAGCTGGAGATAATAATAGATATGATGTACCTGTTAATTGAATTGAATACCAAGAAGTTAAAAAAATATCAAATTTAACCTTAACTGTAGATAATATATCTCCAATCGATGAATTTTTACAAAACACAAATAGTAAATAA